The proteins below are encoded in one region of Drosophila santomea strain STO CAGO 1482 chromosome 2R, Prin_Dsan_1.1, whole genome shotgun sequence:
- the LOC120446828 gene encoding fibronectin-binding protein A: MTAKRTTFDKMNLGLPVHSDPYEGETDSGSSFEKEKSEKVMSHRELREKLYKEVKLTMPDFFARNPSCSSDESEDFEFPETIGERARRISFVRRRKLHYNEFSTVELARRLIREEFIQSSDSLPSVDNDYISEIAEEECAPCDDDSDDLIPYLQYDRPTDQSMFSDDSLPKEDPEPGFHPTHHCFHKLMSQTPDPPIVYVPVEPETRQDPQPEPQPEPRLEPVPEVEAVPPPPPPAPEVTEGTALEEEKHTRVIDRGENIDLRIVNAVPKHISSGVKKPSGPKTRNL, translated from the coding sequence ATGACGGCCAAAAGAACAACGTTCGACAAGATGAACCTGGGGCTGCCCGTTCACTCGGATCCCTATGAAGGAGAAACTGACTCGGGCTCTTCGTTCGAGAAGGAAAAGAGCGAGAAAGTTATGTCGCATAGGGAACTGAGAGAAAAACTATATAAGGAGGTAAAGCTCACAATGCCAGACTTTTTCGCACGCAATCCCTCCTGCAGCTCGGACGAATCTGAAGACTTCGAATTCCCGGAGACTATAGGAGAACGGGCCAGGCGCATATCCTTCGTCCGACGCCGAAAACTGCACTACAATGAGTTCTCAACGGTGGAGCTGGCCAGGCGTCTGATCCGCGAGGAGTTCATCCAGTCATCGGACAGTCTACCCAGCGTGGATAACGACTATATCTCCGAAATCGCCGAAGAGGAGTGTGCTCCCTGCGACGACGACTCCGATGACTTGATTCCGTACCTCCAATACGATCGACCTACAGACCAATCGATGTTTTCCGACGATAGTCTGCCAAAGGAAGATCCCGAACCAGGATTCCATCCCACCCATCATTGCTTTCATAAGCTAATGAGCCAGACCCCTGATCCGCCAATAGTGTACGTTCCCGTGGAACCAGAAACGCGACAGGATCCCCAACCAGAACCCCAACCGGAACCACGACTGGAACCAGTACCGGAAGTGGAAGCAGtaccaccacctccaccacctgCTCCGGAAGTCACTGAAGGAACAGCTCTGGAAGAAGAAAAACACACTCGGGTCATCGATCGAGGCGAAAATATTGATCTCAGGATTGTTAATGCCGTACCGAAACACATTAGTTCGGGTGTGAAGAAACCAAGTGGTCCAAAAACACGGAATTTATAA